The following proteins are co-located in the Neisseria sp. Marseille-Q6792 genome:
- a CDS encoding Mu-like prophage major head subunit gpT family protein: MIITPDTLKALFTGFKKNFQDGLKMADSQYKEIATVIPSSTASNTYGWLGQWPAFREWVGDRVFQDMKAHGYAITNKHFESSVKVNRNDIEDDNVGIYAPMMTEMGRASAVHPDELVFALLKNAHATLCYDGQNFFDNDHPVYEKVDGTGQSTTVSNIFAGTEAAWYLLDTSRALKPLIYQERKPKQFTAMTAATDEGVFMRNEYRYGVDGRCNVGLGFWQMAAKSQEKLDAAGFEKAYNAMVSLKGDGGRPLGIRPNVLLVPPSLENAAKELVEGDRLANGAYNPNKGKCKVIVSPWLL, encoded by the coding sequence ATGATTATCACTCCAGATACACTGAAAGCGCTGTTTACCGGCTTTAAGAAAAACTTCCAAGACGGCCTGAAAATGGCGGACAGCCAATACAAGGAAATTGCCACTGTTATTCCGTCCTCTACTGCTTCCAATACTTACGGCTGGCTCGGTCAATGGCCTGCCTTCCGCGAATGGGTGGGCGACCGCGTATTCCAAGATATGAAGGCACACGGCTATGCCATCACTAACAAGCATTTTGAAAGTTCGGTCAAGGTCAACCGCAACGACATCGAAGACGACAATGTCGGTATTTACGCGCCGATGATGACTGAAATGGGCCGTGCTTCCGCTGTTCATCCAGATGAATTGGTATTTGCCCTGCTGAAAAACGCGCACGCTACGTTGTGTTATGACGGTCAGAACTTCTTCGACAACGACCACCCGGTATATGAAAAAGTCGATGGCACCGGCCAATCCACCACTGTATCCAATATTTTCGCCGGTACCGAAGCCGCTTGGTATTTGCTGGATACATCTCGTGCCCTGAAACCTCTGATTTATCAGGAACGCAAACCTAAACAGTTCACTGCCATGACTGCCGCTACCGACGAAGGCGTGTTCATGCGCAACGAATACCGCTACGGCGTGGACGGCCGTTGTAATGTTGGTTTGGGCTTCTGGCAAATGGCGGCCAAGTCGCAAGAAAAACTGGATGCCGCAGGTTTTGAAAAGGCTTACAACGCAATGGTCAGCCTGAAAGGCGACGGCGGCCGACCGCTGGGTATCCGCCCCAATGTGCTGCTGGTTCCTCCTTCTTTGGAAAACGCCGCCAAAGAGTTGGTGGAAGGTGACCGCCTGGCGAATGGTGCGTACAACCCGAACAAAGGCAAATGCAAGGTAATCGTATCTCCTTGGTTGCTGTAA
- a CDS encoding phage protease, with the protein MDTKTFLAALSAAKVGNTDGLIKIVPKGQFAPVDGRTDTGVAHWTMTADLARQIIAAFDAGQTDLVVDYEHATLKAAETGQQNPAAGWISKYVWDDDRGLMGEVKWTQRAKDMIDSGEYRYLSPVLEYDTLGNVRGLHSVALTNSPALDGMALAALSRQNSINPKQETSMNKEALIKLLGLAADADDKAIEAALAEAQEKLGGKTLAEALAEHKNEPQGGEGGKGDAGKPEDNPQGGNAEDGEVAELKAQVAALSKKVIAMEVGGTSDGLIRAALSDGRLLPHQEASARQLAAKDPEAFKNLMEGSLKLAALSKTQTGGKGAQGGEPALTPEENEVARQLGISAEDYQKAK; encoded by the coding sequence ATGGATACCAAAACCTTTCTTGCCGCCTTATCTGCCGCCAAAGTCGGAAATACGGACGGCCTTATCAAAATCGTACCCAAAGGTCAATTTGCACCGGTAGACGGACGCACTGATACAGGCGTGGCGCACTGGACGATGACTGCCGATTTGGCACGGCAAATCATTGCCGCCTTTGATGCCGGACAAACAGACCTTGTTGTGGACTACGAACACGCCACACTGAAAGCCGCAGAAACCGGACAGCAAAATCCTGCCGCCGGTTGGATCAGCAAATATGTGTGGGATGACGACCGCGGTCTGATGGGCGAAGTGAAATGGACACAACGCGCAAAAGACATGATAGACAGCGGCGAATACCGCTATCTGTCGCCGGTTCTCGAATACGACACATTGGGCAATGTGCGCGGGCTGCACAGTGTGGCGTTGACCAATTCGCCTGCGCTGGACGGCATGGCTCTGGCTGCATTGAGCCGCCAAAACTCTATCAACCCCAAACAGGAAACAAGTATGAACAAGGAAGCTTTAATCAAGCTCTTGGGCTTGGCGGCAGATGCCGACGATAAAGCCATTGAAGCGGCTTTGGCCGAAGCACAAGAAAAGCTGGGCGGTAAAACGCTGGCCGAAGCACTGGCCGAACACAAAAACGAACCGCAAGGCGGCGAAGGCGGTAAAGGCGATGCCGGCAAGCCCGAAGATAATCCGCAAGGCGGTAATGCCGAAGACGGCGAAGTTGCCGAGCTGAAAGCCCAAGTAGCTGCGTTGAGTAAGAAAGTGATTGCAATGGAAGTGGGCGGCACTTCAGACGGCCTGATCCGTGCCGCTCTTTCAGACGGCCGCCTGCTGCCGCACCAAGAAGCATCGGCACGCCAATTGGCTGCTAAAGACCCGGAGGCATTTAAGAATCTGATGGAAGGCAGTTTGAAGTTGGCCGCGTTGAGTAAAACGCAAACCGGCGGCAAAGGTGCCCAAGGCGGTGAGCCTGCGTTGACTCCGGAAGAAAACGAAGTGGCCAGGCAATTGGGTATTTCGGCCGAAGATTATCAAAAAGCCAAATAA
- a CDS encoding phage minor head protein gives MADLSYAFGLEPEQAVKYFEGLGFNVPSDWKVTWNEAQAKARAIAGIHKQDIAAQIHGALYESLKNGTSFEKFRDDVVGRLKQHDWQLLKDGDIVNANTGEVDGKGITRHRLETIFRTQMQSAYMAGHWQALEDGRNSAPWLQYSAILDSRTRQSHAAAHGAVYHIDDPFWNYFYPPNGFNCRCTVRAFSDRDLKRRNLLPQKAQLEDTEVVVNRKGDTRPAKAVKLADGSRFYTDAGFQNNVGKSHLANLGQLQMQRAVELPPKLASVTIQTALKQPDLMRAVSQQAAQMVRRVDAEKVARGKTLYVGALTLPVLDALAGRQIYPQSAVISMSDERVLHALRDKKVKPLPVSFWEQIPELLQEPEQILLGKAGRNDDAKQFLAFVYPLPAGKGKLVVTLDYDVKTRHPFTGKKEHLTLNMVNTGMIAETDKQVDSLLYGYETIWKKP, from the coding sequence ATGGCTGATTTGAGCTACGCATTCGGCCTCGAGCCTGAACAGGCCGTCAAGTATTTTGAAGGGCTGGGCTTTAATGTGCCGTCAGACTGGAAAGTAACGTGGAACGAAGCGCAGGCTAAGGCACGGGCGATTGCGGGCATTCACAAGCAGGATATTGCCGCACAAATCCACGGTGCTTTGTATGAAAGCCTGAAAAACGGTACGTCATTTGAGAAATTCCGTGATGATGTGGTAGGCCGTCTGAAACAGCATGATTGGCAGCTGCTGAAAGATGGCGACATTGTGAATGCCAATACCGGCGAAGTAGATGGTAAAGGCATCACGCGGCATCGACTGGAAACCATTTTCCGTACGCAAATGCAGTCGGCTTATATGGCTGGGCATTGGCAGGCTCTTGAAGATGGTCGAAACTCTGCGCCCTGGCTGCAGTATTCGGCCATTCTTGACAGCCGTACCCGACAAAGCCACGCTGCGGCGCATGGCGCGGTGTATCACATCGACGACCCGTTTTGGAATTACTTCTACCCGCCCAACGGCTTCAACTGCCGCTGTACCGTACGGGCGTTTTCAGACCGTGATTTGAAGCGGCGCAATCTGCTGCCGCAAAAGGCACAACTGGAAGATACGGAAGTGGTGGTCAACCGCAAGGGCGACACCCGCCCGGCCAAGGCAGTGAAGCTGGCCGACGGCAGCCGCTTTTATACTGATGCAGGTTTTCAGAACAATGTGGGTAAAAGCCATTTGGCCAACTTGGGGCAATTGCAGATGCAGCGTGCAGTGGAACTGCCGCCGAAGCTGGCAAGCGTGACGATTCAGACGGCCTTAAAACAGCCCGATTTGATGCGGGCGGTGTCGCAACAGGCGGCGCAAATGGTGCGGCGGGTAGATGCGGAAAAAGTAGCGCGCGGGAAAACGCTGTATGTGGGCGCATTGACCCTACCCGTGTTAGATGCATTGGCGGGAAGGCAAATCTATCCGCAATCCGCCGTGATTTCGATGAGCGACGAACGGGTATTGCACGCTTTGCGCGACAAGAAGGTCAAGCCGCTGCCGGTGTCATTTTGGGAGCAGATACCCGAACTGCTGCAAGAACCGGAGCAGATTTTATTAGGCAAGGCGGGACGAAATGACGATGCCAAACAGTTTTTGGCATTTGTGTATCCGCTGCCGGCAGGCAAGGGGAAGCTGGTGGTAACGCTGGACTATGATGTGAAAACCCGACATCCGTTTACAGGTAAGAAAGAACATCTGACCTTGAATATGGTCAACACTGGCATGATTGCCGAAACGGATAAACAGGTGGATAGCTTACTGTACGGGTATGAAACAATATGGAAAAAGCCATAA
- a CDS encoding phage protein Gp36 family protein: MAYATVADLVARYTEPTIAGLTDLTRLGSVNAEIAQQGLDDASTEIDGYLASRYELPLPAPVRLLSLYCCDIAVYRLATGKRQLTEDMVHRYEAAVAYLKLVASGKAGLGVAENADPKPTVQGDAVMFAAKEKVFGRDSVY, from the coding sequence ATGGCTTACGCAACGGTTGCCGATTTGGTGGCGCGTTATACCGAGCCGACGATTGCAGGTCTGACCGACCTGACGCGCTTGGGCAGTGTGAACGCTGAAATCGCGCAACAAGGTTTGGATGATGCCTCTACCGAAATCGACGGCTATCTGGCATCGCGTTATGAATTGCCGTTGCCTGCCCCTGTGCGCCTGTTGAGCCTTTATTGCTGCGACATTGCCGTTTACCGTTTGGCAACGGGCAAGCGCCAGCTGACGGAAGATATGGTGCACCGATATGAGGCGGCGGTTGCGTATCTCAAATTGGTGGCATCAGGCAAAGCTGGTTTGGGTGTGGCTGAAAATGCCGACCCCAAGCCGACCGTGCAAGGTGATGCGGTAATGTTTGCCGCCAAGGAAAAGGTGTTCGGCCGTGATAGCGTCTATTGA
- a CDS encoding phage virion morphogenesis protein → MIEIKINTDALQNGLNTIAQRTSNTRPLMTQLARIMRNAVLDNFEAGGRPAWAPRKYPSAREGSGLLQASGRLRNSITQNSTATEAVVGTNVEYAAIHHFGGQTAPHTILPKNGKALKFGGRLAKRVNHPGSKIPARPFMVLQPDDEQALVDAVNDYLDAALGN, encoded by the coding sequence ATGATCGAGATAAAAATCAACACAGATGCACTACAAAACGGCTTAAATACCATTGCGCAACGTACAAGCAACACCCGGCCGTTGATGACGCAGCTTGCCCGCATCATGCGCAACGCTGTGCTGGACAACTTCGAGGCAGGCGGCCGCCCCGCGTGGGCTCCGCGCAAGTATCCGTCCGCGCGTGAAGGATCGGGGCTGTTGCAGGCCAGTGGGCGTTTGCGCAATTCGATTACGCAGAACAGTACGGCCACGGAAGCCGTGGTCGGTACCAATGTGGAATATGCGGCCATTCATCACTTCGGCGGACAAACTGCACCGCATACGATATTGCCAAAAAACGGCAAAGCCTTAAAATTCGGCGGACGGCTTGCCAAACGTGTCAATCACCCCGGCAGTAAGATTCCCGCACGTCCGTTTATGGTTCTCCAACCTGACGACGAACAGGCTTTAGTCGATGCGGTAAATGATTATTTGGATGCCGCTCTCGGCAATTAA
- a CDS encoding phage protein Gp37, with product MIASIEQAIKQRLSDGLGQMVSGVHTYGGEFDGEGLAQVVNRFPAVWIMFAGITDSEPHDTRRTRYQVTGRFTVLVGDRASGSEADSRFGGLHRNDVGTYRLMQAVRLLLINQTMGLCIGRLKPGKAKSLFSKQMELDAISVFALDFETHWFEDALQDGDWPRPAVSDGRQAQVYADVSAYRGRTDPEHPDFKGANLELRIPPKKPNQPADMAATVKTEVKHD from the coding sequence GTGATAGCGTCTATTGAACAAGCCATCAAACAGCGTCTTTCAGACGGCCTTGGCCAAATGGTCAGCGGTGTGCATACCTACGGTGGTGAATTTGACGGCGAAGGCTTGGCTCAAGTGGTTAACCGGTTCCCCGCCGTTTGGATCATGTTTGCCGGCATCACCGACAGCGAGCCCCATGATACGCGCCGTACACGCTACCAAGTCACCGGCCGCTTTACTGTCTTAGTCGGCGACCGTGCCAGCGGCAGCGAGGCAGACAGCCGCTTCGGCGGTTTGCACCGGAATGATGTCGGTACTTACCGGCTGATGCAGGCCGTGCGCCTGTTGCTGATCAATCAGACTATGGGTTTGTGTATAGGCCGTCTGAAACCCGGCAAAGCAAAAAGCCTGTTTTCAAAACAAATGGAGTTGGACGCAATCAGCGTATTCGCGCTGGATTTTGAAACGCATTGGTTTGAAGACGCACTGCAAGACGGCGATTGGCCGCGGCCTGCGGTTTCAGACGGCCGACAGGCGCAAGTATATGCCGACGTATCCGCCTACCGAGGCCGTACCGACCCGGAACATCCCGACTTTAAAGGTGCAAACCTTGAGCTGCGTATCCCGCCTAAAAAACCAAACCAACCCGCCGATATGGCGGCCACCGTTAAAACCGAGGTAAAACATGACTGA
- a CDS encoding DUF2635 domain-containing protein — MTETIKVRAAAGLQVPMAGKPHEYITDQETVEVPNAAYYLRCIHYGDLVIVEDKPKGNKS, encoded by the coding sequence ATGACTGAAACCATTAAAGTTCGTGCCGCCGCAGGTCTGCAAGTCCCTATGGCAGGCAAGCCACATGAATATATTACCGACCAAGAAACGGTTGAAGTGCCGAATGCCGCGTATTACCTGCGCTGTATTCACTACGGCGACTTGGTTATTGTTGAGGACAAACCGAAAGGCAACAAATCATGA
- a CDS encoding DNA circularization N-terminal domain-containing protein translates to MSWKDTLLDASFKGVGFDVIDDTLRGTHALAEHEYPFVQGADIEDTGVSAMDMSLTAVLWGDDYEGRLQSLLNVLRETGAGELIHPIYGSVPDCVVADFEAAHNEENPDYCTVRMTFKQSVKAAPFFDRELPSALADEIDWLADLASWQGFEVFQTALGKIQKEQSRWNAFHATVLTAVGVMYGQVNGVFTGSMNLLNSPRVLVAELKSVFGMLANMHVVGKSGMDGWRDMVGGVSKAAATPWQVSRGAEGSVSAIDLIQRAKVEDVAVFAAFTATVGACALAEQAADILATQIDAPTLTPVEISRLLSDTHDALQRTLAANRILAMMSADEAKAEKMAYSLLRLYQTPADSADDVYQRIEAAGLLPKTPYLETAAELTESLRDTAHKLQKQAFAVLNMRPPLVQKIVGHDTSLHLLAFEWYGDYSRFGELLRLNPQIRHPNFLSKGEVLNAYAK, encoded by the coding sequence ATGAGTTGGAAAGATACTTTGCTTGATGCCAGTTTCAAGGGTGTCGGCTTTGATGTAATCGATGATACGTTGCGTGGCACGCACGCCTTAGCCGAACACGAATACCCGTTTGTTCAGGGGGCGGACATTGAAGATACAGGTGTGTCGGCAATGGATATGAGTCTGACGGCGGTATTGTGGGGTGACGATTATGAAGGCCGCCTGCAAAGCCTGCTGAACGTATTGCGCGAAACGGGAGCGGGCGAACTGATCCACCCGATTTACGGCAGCGTGCCCGATTGCGTGGTGGCTGATTTTGAAGCTGCTCATAATGAAGAAAATCCCGATTACTGTACGGTGCGGATGACCTTTAAGCAAAGTGTCAAAGCCGCCCCGTTTTTTGACCGTGAATTGCCGTCTGCACTGGCCGATGAAATCGATTGGCTGGCAGATTTGGCCTCATGGCAGGGTTTTGAAGTGTTTCAGACGGCCTTGGGCAAGATTCAGAAGGAACAAAGCCGCTGGAACGCATTTCATGCCACAGTATTGACGGCCGTCGGCGTTATGTATGGTCAGGTCAACGGCGTATTTACCGGCTCAATGAATCTTCTAAACAGCCCGCGTGTATTGGTGGCCGAGCTGAAATCAGTATTCGGTATGTTGGCAAATATGCACGTCGTCGGTAAAAGCGGGATGGATGGATGGCGCGATATGGTTGGCGGGGTATCAAAAGCCGCCGCTACGCCGTGGCAGGTAAGTCGCGGGGCAGAAGGCAGCGTTTCGGCAATAGATTTAATTCAGCGTGCAAAGGTTGAAGATGTCGCTGTTTTCGCAGCGTTTACCGCAACTGTCGGAGCGTGTGCTTTGGCAGAACAGGCTGCAGATATTCTGGCAACACAAATTGATGCGCCAACTTTAACGCCCGTGGAAATCTCACGCCTATTATCTGATACCCATGATGCTTTGCAACGCACGCTGGCCGCAAACCGTATTTTGGCGATGATGTCGGCGGATGAGGCAAAGGCCGAGAAGATGGCTTATTCCCTGCTAAGATTATACCAAACACCGGCAGACAGCGCCGACGACGTGTACCAACGTATCGAAGCGGCCGGTCTGTTGCCGAAAACACCATATCTTGAAACTGCCGCCGAACTGACTGAAAGTTTGCGTGATACGGCGCACAAGCTGCAAAAACAGGCTTTTGCCGTTTTGAATATGCGTCCTCCGTTAGTGCAGAAAATTGTAGGACATGATACCAGCCTGCATCTGTTGGCGTTTGAATGGTATGGCGATTACAGCCGTTTTGGCGAGTTGTTGCGTCTGAATCCGCAAATCCGTCATCCGAACTTTCTCAGTAAAGGAGAGGTGTTAAATGCCTACGCCAAATAA
- a CDS encoding phage tail sheath subtilisin-like domain-containing protein, with product MTSANVSFDKIQTSTRKPGVYVEWNTKLAVRNLPANKQRVLIVAQHNNPALGGLTGLENVFSAADAAAKYGAGSMAHLMVTAAIKAYAYADLSLITVADNEAGVAATGSITITGTAATQGVLRVNIGNADTLTVGVASRASAATVAAAVKAAIDAETSLPVTATASEGSVTLTAKNKGTHGNHIRIRASNTAEGITVAVRPMSGGDADADIGPALNAVVAEGHHLIAVGCTDEANLLKLRAHLDTVGAPEEKRWALGIYGQTGALAQTTTQAGRLNSGYLYSAWYRKTPSLPCELAAAFAAVAAGEEDPARPLNTLKLNGIGVCDSADKTMRTEQENALYNGVTPIETSPDGTSAQIVRAISTYTKTANGTADESLLDMTTVRTLIYVSGACADRIALRFPRDKMTERTIARVRSELIDVLMKCEELEIV from the coding sequence ATGACTTCCGCAAACGTCAGTTTCGATAAGATTCAAACCAGTACGCGCAAGCCCGGCGTTTACGTCGAATGGAACACCAAGCTTGCCGTGCGCAACCTGCCGGCCAACAAGCAACGTGTGCTGATTGTGGCGCAGCACAACAATCCCGCCTTGGGCGGGCTTACCGGGCTGGAGAACGTATTTTCCGCCGCCGATGCGGCCGCCAAATACGGCGCGGGCAGTATGGCGCACCTGATGGTTACCGCCGCGATCAAAGCTTATGCCTATGCAGATTTGAGCCTGATTACCGTTGCCGACAATGAAGCAGGCGTTGCCGCGACCGGCAGTATCACGATTACGGGCACTGCCGCTACGCAAGGCGTTTTACGCGTCAACATCGGCAATGCCGATACGTTGACCGTCGGTGTCGCCTCCCGTGCAAGCGCCGCAACCGTAGCGGCAGCTGTTAAGGCGGCCATTGACGCGGAAACATCTTTGCCGGTAACGGCAACAGCTTCCGAAGGTTCGGTAACGCTGACGGCTAAAAATAAAGGCACGCACGGCAACCATATCCGTATCCGTGCCAGCAATACCGCCGAAGGGATTACCGTTGCGGTCAGGCCCATGAGCGGCGGTGATGCCGATGCCGATATCGGCCCCGCATTGAATGCAGTGGTTGCCGAAGGCCATCATTTAATTGCGGTAGGCTGTACCGATGAGGCGAACCTCTTGAAGTTGCGCGCACATTTGGACACTGTCGGCGCACCCGAAGAAAAACGCTGGGCATTGGGTATTTACGGTCAAACCGGAGCATTGGCGCAGACAACGACACAGGCAGGCCGTCTGAACAGCGGTTATCTGTATTCGGCCTGGTATCGTAAAACGCCCAGCCTGCCGTGCGAGCTGGCGGCCGCGTTTGCTGCCGTCGCGGCAGGCGAGGAAGATCCGGCCCGTCCGCTCAATACCCTGAAGCTCAACGGCATCGGTGTGTGCGACAGTGCAGACAAGACGATGCGTACCGAACAGGAAAACGCGCTCTACAACGGCGTTACCCCTATTGAAACCAGCCCGGACGGAACATCCGCCCAAATCGTCCGCGCTATTTCGACTTATACCAAAACCGCCAACGGCACGGCAGACGAAAGCCTGCTCGATATGACTACCGTACGCACATTGATTTATGTATCAGGCGCGTGTGCCGACCGTATCGCATTGCGTTTCCCGCGCGACAAAATGACTGAGCGCACCATTGCCCGTGTCCGCTCCGAATTGATCGACGTGTTGATGAAATGCGAAGAATTGGAAATCGTCTAA
- a CDS encoding phage tail tape measure protein — MSRNTVELVAKFRDDASVGLRRLATEANRTMQIQSRAASSSGRQQQLMHAAAARLGIRTEREIRREIQRTQAAYNAMAKSGRASHNELARAAQQTRSRIRELNAEMNSGSRFNRMIQGGKSLARGAASVAAGAAAGAYVLAQPVSRTMDYDTELRHATNTMYAGKTLAEKRAGMAEINKTVNDAAYLGGTSKQAALQAMNTMVASGSLSDAAVKQMLPTVMKTALAANADADDIANIVTKAKQAGFKEADIPALLDRAMQSGADGGFELKDMARWLPQQLAAMKSAGMGATLDNFSSLLNANQLAFMTAGSTDEAGNNLVNLLAKISSQDIVTKAKKIDINGQEGFDFTASMNKRQAAGMNSLDALVDIVSEIVSKDEKSAALMKQMAAAQGDEAKLALLENQKALVDGTAVGQLVSDRQALMALLSLINNKQEAARLQQGQTNAAGAVDGAYQFVADGSGFKKEQLKTAYSEAEYGAFSSFTDMVANKLKGIADWARGNQETAQTAVAAGQGAAAVSATVGASSMVSGEWRFFQGGQGVAGAGRFLPSAGSMGAFALGAAPLAAMGGVTHLAAQRDKYDDWSKPLAAFADRLQSFLPDFMSSAKNEYMRKREELGGNNSPLDSPVLKESMAQLSQSAQTNQQASQQYVTAATENQAATAQLTNAASQMTAAAAQMQAAAGKPIPVTVTVQNGNIMAYINQAAARAAAKN; from the coding sequence ATGAGCCGTAATACAGTCGAATTAGTTGCCAAGTTCCGAGATGACGCAAGTGTCGGCCTGCGCCGCTTGGCAACCGAGGCCAACCGTACGATGCAGATTCAAAGCCGTGCGGCATCATCTTCCGGCAGGCAACAACAGCTGATGCATGCAGCTGCCGCCCGTTTGGGCATTCGCACGGAGCGTGAAATCCGCCGTGAAATCCAACGTACTCAAGCGGCCTACAACGCAATGGCCAAAAGCGGCCGTGCTTCACACAATGAGCTGGCGCGGGCCGCCCAACAGACGCGCAGCCGTATTCGGGAATTAAATGCCGAAATGAACAGCGGCAGCCGTTTCAACCGAATGATCCAAGGAGGTAAAAGTTTGGCGCGCGGCGCGGCTTCGGTTGCCGCCGGTGCGGCGGCAGGGGCTTATGTATTGGCTCAGCCGGTCAGCCGGACAATGGACTATGACACGGAGCTGCGTCACGCGACCAATACCATGTATGCAGGCAAGACTTTGGCGGAAAAACGTGCCGGCATGGCAGAAATTAATAAAACGGTAAACGATGCCGCTTATCTTGGCGGAACATCTAAGCAAGCAGCCTTGCAGGCAATGAATACCATGGTGGCCAGCGGTTCGTTGAGTGATGCTGCCGTGAAGCAGATGTTGCCAACCGTAATGAAAACAGCACTGGCCGCCAATGCCGATGCCGATGATATTGCCAATATTGTGACCAAGGCGAAGCAGGCAGGGTTTAAAGAAGCCGATATTCCTGCTTTGCTTGACCGAGCCATGCAATCGGGCGCGGATGGCGGTTTTGAGCTGAAAGACATGGCGCGATGGTTGCCGCAGCAGTTGGCAGCAATGAAGTCCGCAGGTATGGGCGCGACACTGGATAATTTCAGCAGTTTGTTAAATGCAAACCAACTGGCGTTTATGACTGCAGGCAGTACAGACGAAGCCGGTAACAACCTGGTCAATCTGCTGGCGAAAATCAGCAGTCAGGACATTGTTACTAAGGCAAAGAAAATCGACATTAACGGACAAGAAGGTTTTGATTTCACCGCCAGCATGAATAAGCGGCAGGCCGCCGGTATGAACTCGCTGGACGCTTTGGTCGATATCGTGAGTGAAATCGTGAGCAAGGATGAAAAGAGTGCGGCATTAATGAAACAAATGGCCGCCGCTCAAGGCGATGAAGCCAAGTTGGCTTTACTGGAAAACCAGAAAGCTTTGGTTGACGGTACGGCTGTCGGCCAGTTGGTTTCAGACCGCCAAGCCTTGATGGCGTTGCTCTCGCTCATCAACAACAAGCAAGAAGCCGCACGACTGCAGCAAGGACAGACCAATGCCGCCGGTGCAGTAGATGGTGCTTATCAATTTGTAGCCGACGGCTCCGGGTTCAAAAAAGAACAACTCAAAACGGCATATAGCGAAGCCGAATATGGTGCATTCTCAAGCTTTACCGACATGGTGGCCAACAAGCTTAAAGGTATTGCCGACTGGGCCAGAGGTAATCAGGAGACCGCGCAAACAGCAGTGGCGGCAGGACAAGGTGCCGCAGCAGTATCGGCGACCGTTGGCGCAAGTTCAATGGTAAGCGGCGAATGGCGGTTCTTCCAAGGCGGTCAAGGTGTTGCCGGTGCCGGCCGTTTCCTGCCGTCCGCAGGCTCAATGGGTGCCTTTGCTTTAGGTGCTGCTCCGTTGGCCGCTATGGGCGGCGTAACACATTTGGCGGCGCAACGGGATAAATATGACGACTGGAGTAAACCGTTGGCGGCATTCGCCGACCGCTTGCAGTCGTTTTTGCCTGATTTTATGTCGTCTGCCAAAAACGAATACATGAGAAAACGGGAGGAATTGGGTGGGAATAACTCTCCGCTCGACAGCCCTGTTCTCAAAGAGAGTATGGCGCAGCTCAGTCAATCCGCACAAACCAATCAGCAAGCCAGCCAACAGTATGTCACAGCGGCAACTGAAAATCAGGCTGCAACTGCCCAGCTTACCAATGCGGCTTCCCAGATGACTGCGGCGGCGGCACAAATGCAGGCGGCGGCAGGCAAGCCGATACCCGTTACAGTCACCGTTCAAAACGGCAATATTATGGCCTATATCAATCAAGCGGCGGCGCGTGCGGCAGCTAAAAATTAA